The following proteins are encoded in a genomic region of Acidobacteriota bacterium:
- a CDS encoding phytanoyl-CoA dioxygenase family protein gives MTQPCDRGSNEPLAPFHEVRIGRDHPEDIRSSFEENGYLLFKGALNPETVLRARSDIAGVLQRQGVMEEDSAEPRATPGASAVEVDMGPLYRLRSPWELMASPELQEAVDIAFGEKVRVGRSIGFRYSMPTDAPYLTPPHQDHFYIRETDEFRMIWVPLMDMEIANGGLAIASGSHKHGLQEHVEFDGVYSYFFKGRTQKGVRMEDTHGVWTSSPFEVGDLLMFHCCAVHRSLPNVSGLVRLSLNTITYPARRPTMWQAERTGPELEVFRAEVERICIAQGIVGDRFEEIQIMAFRQGDDPSPELIAKLAAQLERRVPAAGLPTPEGAAG, from the coding sequence ATGACACAGCCTTGCGACCGGGGCTCAAACGAACCGCTCGCCCCTTTTCATGAGGTCCGCATCGGCCGCGACCATCCTGAGGACATCCGAAGCTCCTTTGAGGAGAACGGCTACCTCCTTTTCAAGGGCGCCCTGAATCCGGAGACCGTACTCCGAGCGAGATCGGATATCGCCGGCGTCCTGCAGCGGCAGGGCGTCATGGAGGAGGACTCGGCCGAACCGCGGGCGACGCCCGGCGCCAGCGCCGTCGAGGTCGACATGGGGCCTCTCTACCGGCTGAGATCTCCCTGGGAGCTGATGGCTTCTCCGGAACTGCAGGAGGCCGTGGATATCGCTTTTGGAGAGAAGGTGCGGGTCGGACGGTCCATCGGATTCCGCTATTCCATGCCCACCGATGCGCCCTATCTGACGCCACCCCATCAGGACCACTTCTACATCCGCGAGACCGACGAGTTCCGCATGATCTGGGTTCCCCTCATGGATATGGAGATCGCCAACGGAGGACTGGCCATCGCGTCCGGTTCCCACAAGCACGGCCTCCAGGAGCATGTCGAATTCGACGGGGTGTACTCATACTTCTTCAAGGGGCGGACGCAGAAGGGAGTGCGAATGGAAGACACGCACGGCGTTTGGACCTCCTCGCCGTTCGAGGTGGGCGATCTCCTCATGTTCCACTGTTGCGCCGTCCATCGCTCGCTTCCCAACGTCAGCGGTCTGGTCAGGCTCTCGCTCAACACCATCACCTATCCGGCGCGCAGGCCGACGATGTGGCAGGCCGAGCGAACGGGTCCGGAACTGGAGGTCTTCCGGGCGGAAGTGGAGCGGATCTGCATAGCCCAGGGCATCGTCGGCGACCGGTTCGAAGAGATCCAGATCATGGCGTTCAGGCAGGGCGATGATCCGAGTCCGGAACTCATCGCAAAGTTGGCGGCTCAATTGGAGCGGCGGGTTCCAGCCGCCGGCCTCCCCACGCCGGAGGGCGCGGCCGGCTAA
- a CDS encoding sigma-70 family RNA polymerase sigma factor has protein sequence MGKVTPSLNVLPNPALKPEVTDCALLEGNLEEWIVCCSQRFFPLARRIARDDSLAEDALQTSWIKILQSINHAYFNGPKACPWVSRIVANTAKDIRRRRRREVPFFETEAPGRTPEDLAQEKQMLVLLREMVSLLPDIYRQVIELRVYEGFSTRQTADLLHVSRSDVSTRLHRATKLLQRRIDAHLEPAPPGSSTTKG, from the coding sequence ATGGGAAAAGTGACCCCAAGCCTGAACGTCCTTCCCAACCCGGCGCTCAAGCCGGAAGTCACGGACTGCGCCCTCCTGGAGGGCAACCTGGAAGAGTGGATCGTCTGCTGTTCTCAGCGCTTCTTCCCGCTGGCCCGGAGAATTGCCAGAGACGACAGTCTCGCCGAAGACGCGCTCCAGACCAGTTGGATCAAGATCCTCCAATCCATCAACCATGCCTACTTCAACGGTCCCAAGGCCTGCCCCTGGGTGAGCCGGATTGTCGCCAACACGGCCAAGGATATTCGGCGGCGGCGTCGGAGAGAGGTTCCCTTCTTCGAAACCGAAGCTCCGGGCCGGACGCCTGAGGATCTGGCCCAAGAGAAGCAGATGTTGGTCCTGCTGAGGGAAATGGTGTCGCTGCTCCCGGACATCTACCGCCAAGTGATCGAATTGCGTGTCTATGAAGGATTCTCCACGCGGCAGACGGCAGACCTGCTTCATGTCTCCCGCTCGGATGTCTCGACTCGATTGCATCGGGCCACCAAGCTGCTCCAGCGGCGCATCGATGCCCACCTTGAACCTGCCCCACCCGGAAGCTCCACGACTAAGGGATAG